In the Corynebacterium gerontici genome, one interval contains:
- the secA gene encoding preprotein translocase subunit SecA, producing the protein MLGLSKMLRVGEGRAVKRLKKIAESVLELDEEYSALSDEELKAKTPEFQRRIQEGESLDDLLLEAFATAREASYRVLGQKHYLVQVMGGAALHFGNVAEMRTGEGKTLTCVLPAYLNALEGKGVHVVTVNDYLAKRDAEWMGRVHRWLGLEVGVILSEMRPEERRQAYNADITYGTNNELGFDYLRDNMVRSLDDLVQRGHHYAIVDEVDSILIDEARTPLIISGPVDGSSQWYSVFAQLAPLMKKDIHYEVDERKRTIGIKEEGVGFVEDQLGIDNLYAPEHSQLVSYLNNSLKAKELFTRDKDYIVRKGEVLIVDDFTGRVLAGRRYNEGMHQAIEAKESVEIKNENQTLATITLQNYFRLYDKLAGMTGTAETEASELHQIYKLNVIAIPTNRPNQREDMTDLVYKTQEAKFEAVVDDIAERVAKGQPVLVGTTSVERSEYLSKLLQQRGIKHNVLNAKFHEQEAQIVAQAGLPGAVTVATNMAGRGTDIVLGGNPDILADLNLRERGLDPVETPEEYEAAWDEELARVKARGEKLADEVRAAGGLYVLGTERHESRRIDNQLRGRAARQGDPGTTRFYLSMRDDLMVRFVGQTMENMMNRLNVPDNVPIEAKMVTNSIKGAQTQVENQNFEMRKNVLKYDEVMNEQRKVIYRERREILESADIADNVQHMIDDTINAYVDGATANGYVEDWDLDSLWHALDSLYGPSKRPEELVNGSEYGAAGELSAEDLREALLDDAHAQYKELETVVSSVGGDSQMRNLERMVILPVIDQKWREHLYEMDYLKEGIGLRAMAQRDPLVEYQKEGGDMFNAMKDGIKEETVRQLFMVRKQFEQQAQPTSAE; encoded by the coding sequence TTTCTAAAATGCTTCGCGTCGGTGAAGGGCGTGCGGTAAAGCGCCTGAAAAAGATCGCCGAAAGCGTGCTCGAGCTCGACGAAGAGTATTCGGCTTTGAGCGATGAGGAACTCAAGGCCAAAACTCCTGAGTTCCAGCGCCGCATTCAAGAAGGCGAATCCCTGGATGATTTGCTGCTTGAAGCCTTCGCCACTGCCCGCGAAGCCTCCTACCGCGTGCTTGGCCAGAAGCACTATTTGGTGCAGGTGATGGGTGGTGCCGCCTTGCACTTTGGCAACGTAGCCGAGATGCGCACCGGTGAGGGCAAGACCTTGACCTGTGTGCTGCCCGCCTACCTCAATGCCCTAGAGGGCAAGGGCGTGCACGTGGTGACGGTGAATGATTACCTCGCCAAGCGTGACGCAGAGTGGATGGGTCGTGTGCACCGTTGGCTCGGCCTGGAGGTGGGTGTCATTTTGTCTGAGATGCGCCCGGAGGAACGTCGACAAGCGTATAACGCCGATATCACCTACGGCACCAACAACGAGCTGGGCTTCGACTACCTGCGCGATAACATGGTCCGCTCGCTGGACGATCTGGTGCAGCGCGGTCACCACTACGCCATCGTGGATGAGGTCGACTCGATCCTGATCGACGAGGCACGTACCCCGCTGATTATCTCCGGCCCGGTGGACGGCTCCTCGCAGTGGTACTCGGTATTTGCGCAGCTTGCTCCGCTGATGAAGAAGGACATTCACTATGAAGTGGATGAGCGCAAGCGCACCATTGGCATTAAAGAAGAAGGCGTTGGTTTTGTAGAAGACCAGCTTGGCATCGATAACCTTTACGCCCCCGAGCACTCCCAATTGGTGAGCTATCTGAATAACTCTTTGAAGGCCAAGGAGTTGTTCACCCGCGATAAGGATTACATCGTGCGCAAGGGCGAGGTGCTCATCGTGGATGACTTCACCGGCCGTGTGCTGGCTGGGCGTCGCTATAACGAGGGCATGCACCAGGCGATTGAGGCCAAAGAGTCGGTGGAGATCAAAAACGAAAACCAGACTCTGGCCACGATCACCCTGCAGAACTACTTCCGCCTCTACGACAAGCTCGCCGGCATGACCGGTACCGCTGAGACTGAGGCAAGCGAGCTGCACCAGATTTACAAACTCAATGTCATCGCCATTCCCACCAACCGTCCGAATCAGCGCGAGGACATGACTGACCTGGTGTACAAGACCCAGGAGGCCAAGTTTGAGGCCGTGGTGGACGATATTGCCGAGCGTGTGGCCAAAGGCCAGCCGGTGCTGGTGGGCACCACCTCCGTGGAGCGTTCCGAGTACCTGTCCAAGCTGCTGCAGCAGCGTGGCATCAAGCACAATGTGCTGAACGCAAAGTTCCACGAACAAGAAGCACAGATTGTTGCCCAAGCCGGTCTGCCTGGGGCCGTCACGGTGGCAACCAACATGGCCGGCCGTGGTACCGACATCGTGTTGGGTGGCAACCCGGATATCCTCGCGGACCTCAACTTGCGCGAGCGTGGGCTCGATCCTGTGGAGACCCCTGAGGAATACGAGGCGGCGTGGGATGAAGAGCTCGCCAGGGTGAAAGCCCGCGGTGAGAAACTTGCCGACGAAGTCCGTGCCGCAGGTGGCCTCTACGTGCTTGGTACTGAGCGTCACGAATCCCGACGCATCGATAATCAGTTGCGCGGTCGTGCCGCCCGTCAGGGCGACCCGGGAACTACCCGCTTTTACCTCTCTATGCGCGATGACCTCATGGTTCGATTTGTTGGTCAGACCATGGAAAACATGATGAACCGCCTCAACGTGCCAGACAATGTGCCGATTGAGGCCAAGATGGTTACCAACTCCATCAAGGGTGCGCAGACTCAGGTGGAGAACCAGAACTTTGAGATGCGTAAGAACGTGCTCAAGTACGACGAGGTGATGAATGAGCAGCGCAAGGTCATCTACCGTGAGCGCCGCGAGATCCTCGAATCCGCCGATATCGCCGATAACGTCCAGCACATGATCGACGACACGATCAATGCCTACGTGGACGGTGCCACCGCCAACGGCTATGTGGAGGACTGGGATCTCGATTCACTGTGGCATGCGCTCGACTCCCTCTACGGGCCAAGCAAGCGCCCGGAGGAGCTGGTCAACGGCAGCGAGTACGGGGCAGCAGGGGAGCTTTCCGCTGAAGATTTGCGCGAGGCTTTGCTTGACGACGCCCACGCGCAATACAAAGAGCTGGAAACAGTGGTGAGCTCTGTTGGTGGAGACTCGCAGATGCGAAACCTGGAACGCATGGTGATTCTGCCGGTGATCGACCAGAAATGGCGCGAGCACCTCTACGAGATGGACTACCTCAAAGAAGGCATCGGCCTGCGCGCTATGGCGCAGCGCGACCCGCTGGTGGAATACCAGAAGGAGGGTGGCGATATGTTCAATGCCATGAAGGACGGCATCAAGGAAGAAACTGTGCGCCAGTTGTTCATGGTGCGGAAGCAGTTTGAACAGCAGGCACAGCCCACCTCGGCTGAATAG
- a CDS encoding HAD family hydrolase, translating to MRGLIVDYVGVLDGSDESQRRWQQLLSALKDAGIGIAILSNDPGGPGAAPIRSFKDQGLVDAVVLSGEIGVEKPAQGAFEFAASAIELPMRDCVMVDDSILNVRAAVENGLVGVYYQQFDRAVVEIAGLFGIQGEF from the coding sequence ATGCGAGGACTCATCGTTGATTATGTTGGTGTGCTCGATGGCTCGGACGAGTCACAGCGCCGCTGGCAACAACTGCTCAGTGCGTTGAAAGACGCCGGCATTGGCATCGCTATTTTGTCCAATGACCCCGGCGGACCCGGTGCAGCGCCCATCCGGTCGTTTAAGGATCAGGGGCTTGTCGACGCCGTCGTGCTCTCAGGTGAGATCGGTGTGGAAAAGCCGGCGCAGGGCGCATTCGAATTTGCTGCCTCCGCCATCGAGCTGCCGATGCGTGACTGCGTGATGGTGGATGATTCCATCTTGAACGTCCGAGCAGCCGTGGAAAACGGTTTGGTGGGCGTGTATTACCAGCAGTTTGACCGCGCTGTGGTGGAAATCGCTGGGCTGTTTGGCATCCAGGGAGAGTTCTAG
- a CDS encoding DUF6912 family protein yields MRVYLPATFSMLKALAVDGEMPVRSGYGFAVTPALREFYTAGDEEEIAHSAFEDAALASIRLLAIGEEQFPHRRVVVSVDVDDAVVDLQPEMGESVLKLDPALIRFDQVAAIHVDTEANEEYTAKAIEVIDEADLGQEDAELCVGDALDQFMAWYDPSELSALVELL; encoded by the coding sequence GTGCGGGTTTACCTTCCAGCGACGTTCTCGATGTTGAAAGCGCTTGCAGTCGATGGCGAGATGCCAGTGCGTTCTGGCTATGGTTTCGCTGTTACTCCTGCTCTGCGTGAGTTTTATACAGCGGGTGATGAAGAAGAGATTGCTCATTCTGCTTTCGAGGACGCCGCGCTGGCTTCGATTCGCCTGCTGGCGATTGGCGAGGAGCAATTTCCGCACCGTCGCGTGGTGGTGTCCGTAGACGTGGATGACGCTGTCGTGGATCTGCAGCCGGAGATGGGGGAGTCTGTGCTGAAACTCGATCCGGCGCTGATTCGTTTCGATCAGGTGGCCGCGATTCATGTCGATACCGAGGCGAACGAGGAATACACCGCCAAGGCCATCGAGGTGATCGATGAGGCTGATCTGGGTCAGGAAGATGCTGAGCTGTGCGTGGGGGACGCTCTGGATCAGTTCATGGCCTGGTATGACCCCAGTGAACTCTCAGCCTTGGTGGAATTGCTCTAA
- a CDS encoding ferredoxin reductase, with product MSAAHTPDKLKRVRGLLKRFTTPLLPDDYSAVLNPLWSTRELRGSISEVRRHGDVVLIDITPGWGVPTDFRPGQYLGIGVEIDGRFVWRSYSLTNAPTSERGRFSIAVKAVEKGKLSNHLVGNAAAGTPIRIAAPAGDFHLSDPVPPRLAFITAGTGITPVIGMLRGMKERGDFQRSDVVLHHSVRTLDDHVFAEVLDAFSEDLRIILRQTGTEGRASTEDIEALVPDLAQRAVYACGPASMLEQWQQWAGENVELHTEAFSLDRSSDAEGGRIEFSTGQSIEVDGGTTILEAGEKAGAPMPFGCRMGICHTCVRQLGAGEVVDLATGETHESGERIRTCVSVPKGDIHIES from the coding sequence GTGTCTGCAGCACACACCCCAGACAAACTCAAAAGGGTACGCGGCCTACTCAAGCGCTTTACCACCCCTTTGCTGCCGGATGACTATTCGGCAGTCCTGAACCCACTGTGGTCCACACGCGAGCTGCGGGGCAGCATCTCCGAAGTCCGGCGCCACGGCGACGTGGTACTCATCGACATCACACCGGGCTGGGGAGTACCCACCGACTTCCGCCCCGGACAGTACCTGGGCATCGGTGTCGAGATTGACGGGCGATTCGTGTGGAGAAGCTACTCACTCACCAACGCCCCAACCTCCGAGCGCGGACGCTTTTCCATCGCAGTGAAGGCTGTGGAGAAAGGCAAGCTCTCCAATCACCTCGTTGGCAATGCGGCTGCTGGCACCCCAATCCGCATCGCGGCCCCCGCGGGCGACTTTCACCTCAGCGATCCGGTACCGCCGCGCTTGGCATTCATCACCGCCGGAACTGGTATCACCCCCGTAATCGGCATGTTGCGCGGCATGAAGGAACGCGGTGACTTCCAGCGCAGCGACGTTGTCCTGCACCATTCAGTACGCACGCTCGACGATCACGTCTTCGCAGAGGTGCTCGACGCGTTCTCCGAAGATCTACGCATTATCCTGCGCCAAACCGGCACCGAAGGCAGGGCCAGTACCGAAGATATTGAGGCACTCGTCCCCGATCTTGCCCAGCGTGCGGTGTACGCCTGCGGCCCTGCCTCCATGCTTGAGCAGTGGCAGCAGTGGGCCGGTGAGAACGTGGAGTTGCACACTGAAGCTTTTTCGCTCGACCGCAGCAGCGATGCGGAGGGCGGGCGCATTGAGTTTTCCACCGGTCAAAGCATCGAGGTTGATGGCGGCACCACCATTCTCGAGGCAGGGGAGAAGGCCGGTGCACCCATGCCATTTGGGTGCCGAATGGGAATCTGCCACACCTGCGTGCGCCAGCTCGGCGCCGGGGAGGTCGTGGACTTGGCCACCGGAGAAACGCATGAATCCGGCGAAAGAATCCGCACCTGCGTGTCCGTACCCAAGGGCGACATCCACATCGAGTCCTAA
- a CDS encoding fatty acid desaturase family protein, with product MAIDNIQAYSHLSDEDIQEIGRRLDAIKSEVMEDLGEKDANYIRNLIRFQRTLEVAGRGVLLFSGKKPAWLAGTALLSLSKILENLEIGHNVLHGQWDWMNDPVIHSTTWEWDLVCPSSQWMHSHNYIHHTYTNVLGMDHDVGYGILRVTRDRTWTPLHAFQPAVNTVLASLFQWAVGYYDVELGKFFAGRKSWEETQEKFWETTKKAGRQTGRDYLLFPALSGPNFLHTLSANATANFVRSLWAYAVIFCGHFPDEAETFTKEQFKNEDHNQWYLRQMLGSANFSGGKILTVLSGNLNYQIEHHLFPDMPSNRLAEVGRKVQALCTEFDLPYNVDSFPRQLAKVQRTLLKLTLPNKYLRSSPDNAPEVRSNRAFEPIEHQLWIGAKHGVRKGLRTGLKLLKELRRHH from the coding sequence GTGGCAATTGACAATATTCAAGCATATTCCCACCTCAGCGACGAAGACATTCAGGAAATTGGGCGCAGGCTCGACGCGATCAAGTCCGAAGTGATGGAGGATCTGGGCGAAAAAGACGCAAACTACATTCGCAACCTCATTCGCTTTCAGCGCACCCTCGAAGTTGCGGGCAGAGGCGTGCTGCTTTTTAGTGGCAAGAAACCGGCCTGGCTTGCTGGAACAGCGCTGCTGTCACTGTCAAAGATCCTGGAGAACCTAGAGATCGGCCACAATGTTCTGCATGGTCAATGGGATTGGATGAACGATCCAGTGATTCACTCCACCACCTGGGAGTGGGATCTGGTGTGCCCCTCCTCGCAGTGGATGCACTCGCACAATTACATTCACCACACCTACACCAACGTCCTGGGCATGGATCATGATGTGGGATACGGCATCCTGCGCGTGACTCGCGATCGCACCTGGACTCCCTTGCATGCCTTCCAGCCTGCGGTGAACACGGTGCTCGCCAGCCTGTTTCAGTGGGCAGTGGGATACTATGACGTAGAGTTGGGCAAATTCTTTGCCGGCCGGAAGTCCTGGGAGGAAACACAAGAGAAGTTCTGGGAAACCACCAAGAAAGCCGGCCGTCAAACTGGTAGGGATTACCTGCTGTTCCCCGCGCTTTCGGGCCCCAATTTCCTGCATACGCTCAGCGCCAACGCCACCGCGAACTTTGTGCGTTCCCTCTGGGCCTATGCCGTAATTTTCTGTGGACACTTCCCAGACGAAGCGGAAACGTTCACCAAAGAGCAATTCAAGAACGAAGATCATAACCAGTGGTACCTGCGCCAAATGCTGGGCTCTGCAAACTTCTCTGGCGGCAAGATCCTCACCGTGCTTTCCGGCAATCTCAATTACCAGATTGAGCACCACCTTTTCCCCGACATGCCCTCGAATCGCCTCGCCGAGGTCGGGCGCAAGGTGCAGGCGTTGTGTACTGAGTTCGACTTGCCCTACAACGTTGACAGCTTCCCGCGGCAGTTGGCGAAAGTGCAACGCACCTTGCTTAAGCTCACCCTGCCAAATAAGTATCTCCGCTCTAGCCCTGACAACGCCCCCGAGGTGCGCTCCAATCGCGCATTTGAACCTATCGAGCATCAACTGTGGATTGGCGCCAAGCACGGTGTGCGCAAAGGCTTACGCACAGGGCTCAAGCTGCTGAAGGAACTACGCAGGCACCACTAG
- the rsgA gene encoding ribosome small subunit-dependent GTPase A, translating into MARRWDESDVRVRPGKGSRPRTKDRPQHKDAEFGMVVTKDRGRWGVVLDGQHQPVVCMRAREMGRTPVEVGDRVGIVGDTSGRPGSLARIVKLAERTSVLRRTADDTDPYERIVVANAQQLLIISAVADPEPRAGFIERALVAAFVGNLQPIIGLTKSDLADPSAFAAEFEALNVPVLLCGVDDPLEPVLERTRGSITALIGHSGVGKSTLVNRLIPDAQRETGEVSGVGKGRHTSTQAVALELEQGGWIVDTPGIRSFGLAHVDADTVVEVFDDLREAVEGCPRGCTHIGPPADPQCALDAFEPDSPTGRRVQAVRKLLEALRSNDTY; encoded by the coding sequence GTGGCACGCCGATGGGATGAAAGTGACGTCAGGGTACGTCCCGGCAAGGGGTCCAGGCCGCGCACTAAAGATCGTCCGCAACACAAAGACGCAGAGTTCGGCATGGTGGTGACCAAAGATCGCGGCCGTTGGGGCGTAGTACTCGACGGCCAGCATCAGCCGGTGGTGTGTATGAGAGCGCGGGAAATGGGCCGCACCCCCGTTGAAGTGGGTGATCGCGTAGGTATCGTGGGCGATACTTCGGGGCGTCCCGGATCGCTGGCGCGAATTGTAAAACTCGCCGAGCGCACATCCGTACTCAGACGCACCGCCGATGACACGGATCCGTATGAGCGCATCGTGGTGGCCAATGCGCAACAACTGCTCATCATTTCAGCCGTGGCAGACCCAGAGCCGCGCGCGGGCTTCATTGAGCGCGCGCTCGTGGCAGCGTTCGTGGGGAACCTGCAGCCGATTATCGGATTAACGAAATCGGATCTTGCGGATCCTTCTGCCTTCGCTGCGGAATTCGAAGCGCTCAACGTGCCGGTATTGCTCTGCGGCGTCGACGATCCACTCGAACCAGTCCTGGAACGGACCCGCGGCAGCATCACCGCGCTGATCGGACATTCTGGCGTGGGCAAATCCACGCTTGTGAATCGCCTGATCCCCGATGCACAACGCGAAACGGGAGAAGTGTCCGGTGTTGGCAAGGGCCGTCACACCTCCACCCAGGCAGTCGCGCTGGAGTTGGAGCAAGGCGGTTGGATTGTCGATACCCCCGGCATCCGCTCCTTCGGTCTTGCCCATGTTGACGCCGATACTGTCGTAGAGGTTTTCGACGACCTGCGCGAAGCCGTCGAAGGGTGCCCTCGTGGCTGCACCCACATCGGGCCTCCCGCCGATCCGCAATGCGCCCTCGACGCGTTTGAACCCGACTCCCCCACGGGGCGCCGGGTCCAGGCGGTTCGAAAGTTACTAGAAGCACTGCGCTCCAATGACACCTACTAG
- the aroA gene encoding 3-phosphoshikimate 1-carboxyvinyltransferase, whose translation MPKFWSAPNVEKPIHATVEVPGSKSITNRALVLAALADGPSTIRGALRSRDSDLMAAALSSMGTSITLGDHIRVEPAPFRAAAVDCGLAGTVMRFVPPVAALAQGEVLFDGDEQAHARPMNTMLDALRALGVDVEGDRLPFRVRGAGAPRGGKVEIDASASSQFVSGLLLSAARFSEGIHIRHTGATLPSTPHIDMTLDMLRTAGVAVAQPSEHEWVVEPGPIHAIDWDIEPDLSNATPFMAAAAVCGGEVRIPRWPANTTQPGNQILPILESMGCEVGRDDDAVTVRGPENGQLQGVDWDMGDIGELTPTVAALAALAHTPSRLHNIAHLRGHETDRLAALATEIQRLGGQCEELADALLISPAPLHGGTWHSYADHRMATAGAIIGLRVPDVEVENIETTSKTLPNFDAMWQDMISGGER comes from the coding sequence ATGCCGAAGTTTTGGAGCGCACCGAACGTCGAAAAGCCCATACACGCCACAGTAGAAGTGCCAGGATCAAAGTCGATCACCAACCGGGCACTCGTGCTTGCCGCCTTGGCCGATGGGCCGTCGACGATCCGTGGTGCTTTGCGCAGTCGCGATTCTGACCTCATGGCAGCGGCTTTATCTTCGATGGGCACCAGCATCACGCTCGGTGATCACATTCGTGTGGAGCCAGCACCTTTTCGCGCCGCGGCAGTGGATTGTGGCCTGGCTGGGACTGTGATGCGCTTCGTTCCGCCCGTGGCAGCGCTGGCTCAGGGCGAGGTGCTTTTCGACGGCGACGAGCAAGCACATGCCCGCCCGATGAACACCATGCTGGACGCTCTGCGTGCCTTGGGCGTGGACGTCGAAGGCGATCGACTCCCCTTCCGTGTGCGCGGTGCGGGGGCTCCGCGTGGCGGCAAGGTTGAGATTGATGCCTCGGCCTCCTCGCAATTCGTCTCGGGCCTGTTGCTCTCCGCCGCGCGTTTTTCTGAAGGCATCCACATTCGCCACACCGGTGCCACCCTGCCGAGTACGCCACACATCGATATGACCCTAGATATGCTGCGCACCGCCGGTGTGGCGGTCGCTCAGCCATCGGAACATGAGTGGGTAGTGGAGCCCGGCCCAATTCACGCTATAGATTGGGACATCGAACCCGATCTCTCTAATGCCACGCCCTTTATGGCGGCGGCTGCGGTGTGCGGCGGCGAAGTCCGCATCCCCCGCTGGCCAGCCAACACCACCCAGCCCGGAAACCAGATCCTTCCCATCTTAGAATCCATGGGCTGCGAAGTAGGAAGAGACGACGATGCCGTGACGGTGCGTGGCCCCGAAAACGGACAATTGCAAGGCGTGGATTGGGACATGGGTGACATCGGCGAGCTCACCCCCACCGTCGCAGCCCTCGCCGCCTTGGCACACACTCCAAGCCGCCTGCACAACATCGCACACCTTCGAGGCCACGAAACCGACCGCCTCGCTGCCCTTGCCACTGAAATTCAGCGACTCGGAGGCCAGTGCGAAGAGCTTGCCGACGCCCTGCTCATCTCCCCCGCGCCACTTCACGGCGGCACCTGGCACTCATACGCAGACCACCGCATGGCCACCGCTGGTGCCATCATCGGGCTGCGCGTGCCCGACGTTGAGGTGGAAAATATTGAGACGACCTCCAAAACGCTTCCGAATTTTGATGCCATGTGGCAAGACATGATCAGCGGTGGTGAGCGCTAA
- a CDS encoding SOS response-associated peptidase, whose product MCGRFVLFTTEDALIEATLDTTDFAKVQAPAGLPRARYNIAPTTPIPILRAIDATEASIAPARWGLFPHWKRDDSGPPLFNARAETVSEKPSFRSAFKTQRCAIPMDGYYEWHQKQPQWIRTGSLIWVAGLWDTGLDMLSATMITTGAQAPLDQVHHRMPRFLQSEEISQWLMGTAEEAAELLAPGSTEGFQITPADPAVGNVRNDYPELISSASLF is encoded by the coding sequence ATGTGTGGACGCTTTGTACTCTTCACCACCGAGGACGCCCTGATTGAGGCCACCCTAGATACCACCGACTTTGCCAAGGTGCAGGCTCCGGCGGGGCTGCCGCGCGCCCGATATAACATTGCGCCCACCACCCCCATTCCGATACTCCGGGCGATCGACGCCACCGAAGCCAGCATTGCACCCGCACGGTGGGGGCTGTTTCCACACTGGAAGCGCGATGATTCCGGTCCGCCACTGTTCAATGCTCGTGCGGAAACCGTGTCCGAAAAGCCCAGTTTCCGCAGCGCCTTCAAGACGCAGCGCTGCGCTATCCCCATGGATGGGTACTACGAGTGGCATCAGAAGCAACCGCAGTGGATTCGCACTGGATCGCTGATCTGGGTAGCTGGATTGTGGGATACCGGCCTTGACATGCTCAGTGCCACCATGATCACCACCGGTGCGCAAGCCCCGCTGGATCAAGTCCATCACCGGATGCCGCGCTTTCTGCAAAGCGAAGAAATCTCTCAGTGGCTGATGGGGACGGCGGAGGAAGCCGCCGAGTTGCTCGCACCGGGAAGCACGGAAGGATTCCAAATCACACCGGCTGATCCGGCCGTCGGTAATGTCCGCAATGACTACCCAGAGCTGATTTCCTCAGCCTCGCTGTTCTAA
- the ybaK gene encoding Cys-tRNA(Pro) deacylase has protein sequence MTKQQAAPTPAIQALKDVGVNFRVHTFEPGEDHFGKHAAEALQVPSEQVFKTLVMQLATRQGSQLAVACVPVSAKLNLKAAAKALGAKKAEMADPHHASVSTGYVPGGISPLGQKRKLNTVIDASAFEHQQIFVSGGRRGLDIALSPTDLQALLDARVADIQA, from the coding sequence ATGACCAAACAGCAGGCAGCTCCCACACCGGCGATTCAGGCTTTGAAGGACGTCGGGGTCAATTTCCGTGTACATACGTTTGAGCCGGGAGAAGACCACTTCGGAAAACACGCAGCAGAGGCGCTTCAGGTGCCCTCGGAGCAAGTATTCAAAACCCTGGTCATGCAACTTGCCACGCGGCAGGGTTCACAACTTGCCGTGGCTTGTGTTCCGGTTTCTGCGAAGCTCAATCTCAAGGCCGCAGCGAAGGCACTGGGTGCAAAGAAGGCTGAGATGGCCGATCCGCATCACGCGAGCGTGAGTACCGGTTATGTTCCTGGAGGCATTTCCCCTCTAGGGCAGAAGCGTAAGCTCAACACGGTCATTGACGCCAGCGCTTTTGAACATCAGCAGATTTTTGTCTCAGGTGGGCGTCGGGGGCTCGACATCGCGCTTTCTCCCACTGATCTTCAGGCGCTGCTGGACGCCCGCGTTGCTGATATCCAGGCTTAG
- a CDS encoding sigma-70 family RNA polymerase sigma factor, producing MAEHGNELQQRFEAEALPLLDQLYGGALRMTRNPADAEDLVQETYIKAFQAFDSFKPGTNLKAWLYRIMTNTYINSYRKKQRQPVQSSTDDMSDHQIFATSSHDSTGLESAELAALKNLPNKQIAEAMNDLSEEYRMVVYYADVEGLAYKEIAEIMGTPLGTVMSRLHRGRKQLREALKDVAAEHGIGMTGAQEKGAK from the coding sequence GTGGCGGAACACGGCAATGAGCTCCAGCAGCGCTTTGAAGCAGAAGCGCTGCCACTGCTTGACCAACTCTATGGTGGTGCGCTTCGCATGACCCGGAATCCGGCCGATGCGGAGGACTTGGTGCAAGAGACGTACATTAAGGCGTTCCAGGCTTTTGACAGTTTCAAGCCTGGCACCAACCTCAAGGCGTGGCTGTACCGCATCATGACGAACACTTACATCAACTCCTACCGCAAGAAGCAGCGGCAGCCTGTGCAATCTTCCACCGACGATATGAGCGATCATCAAATCTTCGCCACGTCCTCCCATGACTCCACTGGCCTTGAATCAGCAGAGCTCGCGGCGTTGAAGAATCTTCCGAATAAGCAAATCGCCGAGGCGATGAATGACCTTTCGGAGGAATATCGGATGGTGGTGTATTACGCAGACGTGGAAGGGCTGGCGTATAAGGAAATCGCCGAAATCATGGGTACACCACTGGGAACCGTCATGAGCCGATTGCACCGGGGAAGAAAACAACTGCGTGAAGCGTTGAAGGACGTAGCCGCAGAACACGGCATTGGAATGACCGGCGCGCAGGAAAAGGGAGCGAAGTAA
- the rsrA gene encoding mycothiol system anti-sigma-R factor, producing MDGMHKDCNCADIHASMFALVDNELDEVDCQRLRMHLERCPRCAERVAAETELRALLRRCCCGPAPQHLRQKITYSIRVERRNF from the coding sequence ATGGACGGCATGCACAAAGACTGCAATTGCGCAGACATTCACGCCTCAATGTTCGCGCTGGTAGATAACGAACTCGATGAGGTGGATTGCCAGCGCCTCCGGATGCACCTGGAGCGATGCCCGCGCTGCGCCGAGCGTGTGGCCGCTGAAACGGAGCTCAGGGCACTGTTGCGTCGGTGCTGCTGTGGGCCGGCACCTCAGCATCTGCGCCAGAAGATCACCTACTCCATTCGAGTGGAGCGCCGTAACTTTTAG
- a CDS encoding 50S ribosomal protein bL37, producing the protein MSKRGRKRKDRRKKGANHGKRPNA; encoded by the coding sequence ATGAGCAAGCGTGGACGCAAGCGCAAGGATCGTCGCAAGAAGGGCGCTAACCACGGAAAGCGCCCAAACGCTTAG
- a CDS encoding WhiB family transcriptional regulator, giving the protein MDWRHEAVCRDEDPELFFPVGNSGPALAQVAAAKVVCNRCPVTSQCLAWALETGQDAGVWGGMSEDERRALKRRKNRGRRARVSA; this is encoded by the coding sequence ATGGATTGGCGCCACGAAGCCGTTTGCCGCGACGAAGACCCAGAGCTCTTCTTCCCCGTAGGCAATTCCGGTCCCGCACTCGCACAGGTTGCTGCCGCAAAGGTTGTTTGCAACCGCTGCCCCGTCACCTCACAGTGCCTGGCATGGGCTCTGGAAACGGGCCAAGATGCTGGCGTGTGGGGCGGGATGAGCGAAGATGAGCGCCGCGCACTCAAGCGCCGCAAGAACCGCGGGCGACGCGCTCGTGTGAGCGCTTAG